One window of Psychrobacillus sp. FSL H8-0483 genomic DNA carries:
- the hisS gene encoding histidine--tRNA ligase has product MDIKVPRGTQDILPSETGKWQVVEDLIREQCRMYQYKEIRTPIFEHTELFTRSVGDTTDIVQKEMYTFQDRGDRSLTLRPEGTASAVRAFVEHKMFGYPDQPVKLYYMGPMFRYERQQAGRYRQFVQFGIEAIGSADPAIDAEVISLAMSVYQKAGLKKLKLVINSLGDTESRVAHKEALVNHFAPHIEEFCSDCQNRLQKNPLRILDCKVDRIHPLMETAPSLTDYLNEDSAAYFEKVKEYLTILNIPFEVDPNLVRGLDYYNHTAFEIMSAAEGFGAITTLAGGGRYNGLVEELGGPDSPGIGFAMSIERLLLAMEAEKNIWADSSTLDVYVIGMGEAAKKKAVELTNELRQNAITADMDYLDRKVKTQMKSADRLKAKLVLVIGDDELEKQSVMLKDLSTGNQQLVPFSSLIEQVKNSMTTKVEAKEQ; this is encoded by the coding sequence ATGGATATTAAAGTACCAAGAGGAACACAAGATATTTTGCCATCCGAAACGGGAAAATGGCAAGTAGTTGAAGATTTAATAAGAGAGCAATGCCGTATGTATCAATATAAAGAAATTAGAACTCCTATATTCGAGCATACGGAACTATTTACGAGAAGCGTTGGAGATACAACTGATATCGTGCAAAAAGAGATGTATACATTCCAAGATCGTGGAGATCGTTCACTCACACTTCGACCTGAGGGAACAGCTTCTGCCGTTCGTGCATTTGTGGAACACAAAATGTTCGGTTACCCTGATCAACCAGTGAAATTGTATTATATGGGACCTATGTTCCGATATGAGCGCCAACAAGCCGGAAGATATCGCCAATTTGTTCAATTTGGCATTGAAGCAATTGGAAGTGCAGATCCAGCAATTGATGCAGAAGTTATTTCACTTGCTATGTCTGTTTATCAAAAAGCAGGCTTGAAGAAATTAAAGCTCGTAATTAATTCCCTAGGTGATACAGAAAGCCGAGTTGCGCACAAAGAAGCACTAGTAAACCACTTTGCACCGCATATCGAGGAGTTCTGTTCGGACTGTCAAAACAGATTGCAAAAAAACCCACTCCGTATTTTGGATTGTAAAGTCGATCGCATACATCCTTTAATGGAAACTGCGCCTTCACTAACTGATTATTTAAATGAAGATTCGGCGGCTTATTTTGAAAAAGTGAAGGAATACTTAACGATTTTAAACATTCCTTTTGAAGTAGATCCTAACTTAGTTCGTGGTTTGGATTATTACAATCACACCGCATTTGAAATTATGAGTGCTGCAGAAGGCTTCGGCGCAATTACAACTTTAGCTGGAGGCGGAAGATATAACGGCCTTGTAGAAGAGCTTGGAGGACCAGATTCTCCGGGTATTGGATTTGCAATGAGTATAGAACGATTATTGCTTGCGATGGAAGCGGAAAAAAACATTTGGGCGGATAGCTCTACGTTAGATGTATATGTCATTGGTATGGGAGAAGCTGCGAAGAAAAAAGCGGTGGAACTTACGAATGAATTACGTCAAAACGCTATTACGGCAGATATGGATTATCTAGACCGCAAAGTTAAAACGCAAATGAAATCAGCAGATCGCCTAAAAGCAAAATTAGTGCTTGTAATAGGGGATGATGAACTGGAAAAACAAAGCGTGATGTTAAAAGATT